The genomic segment CGTTCTGGGCCTGCCTTCCGGCGCCTTGAAGCTGGAAGAAAGCCAGGCAGCCGCGGCGGTTGGCCAGATCGCGCTCGCACGCGCATGGTCGGAAAGCCTCTCGAAGCACGATTTCGTCGCCGGACAAATTCTGCTGACGCTGTCCGACACGGAAGAGCGTCGCCGTTATCTCAACGCGCGCGCGACCATCAACCAGTTGCTGAAGATAGGCGCTATTCCGATCATCAACGAAAACGACACGGTTGCGACAACGGAAATCCGTTATGGCGACAATGACCGTCTCGCAGCACGCGTGGCCACCATGACGGGCGCAGACCTTCTGATACTGCTGTCTGATATCGATGGGCTTTACACCGCTCCGCCGCATCTCGATCCCGACGCGCAGTTTCTGGAAACCATTGCGGAGATTACCCCTGAGATCGAGGCCATGGCCGGTGGTGCAGCGTCGGAACTGTCGCGTGGCGGCATGCGCACCAAGATCGATGCGGGCAAGATTTCGACAGCAGCCGGTTGCGGCATGATCATCGCATCGGGCAAAACACTCAAGCCGCTGACGGCCATTGAACATGGCGCGCGCTCCTCGTGGTTTGCGCCGTCAGGCACGCCCGTCACCGCCCGCAAGACCTGGATTGCCGGGCAGCTTCAGCCTGCCGGTGAGTTGCATGTGGATGCAGGTGCCGAAAAGGCGCTTCACGCCGGGAAAAGCCTCTTACCCGCCGGTGTGACGCTGGTGAAAGGCAATTTCGGACGCGGTGATGCGGTTGCCATCATGGGCGCACAGGCGCGCGAAATTGCCCGTGGGCTTGCCGGTTACGACGCCGAAGAGGCAAGGCAGATCAACGGACACAAGTCGAACGAGATCGAGGCGATCCTCGGTTATGTCGGTCGCGCCGCGATGATCCATCGCGACGATCTCGTCATGACGGGCGTGTCCGTCAAAGTAAACAATACGAAGAAGGATGAGGTCGATGCCTGAACAGGCCGTGAAGCAGAGCCATGATTTGGAAACGCTGATGATGTCCATCGGCGCTCAGGCAAAGGCTGCTTCGCGACCGTTATCCATCGCTTCTGCCGACCAGAAGAACCGCGCCCTGCTGGCCATGGCCTCTGCCATCGAAGCGTCACGCGACCGTATTATGAATGCCAACGCCAAGGACGTGGCGGCAGCGACGGAAGCGGGTGTTGCGGCATCTTTCATCGATCGCCTTAAACTGGACGAGACGCGCATTGCAGGCATTGCAGAGGGCATCCGCTCCATCGCGGCGCTCGCCGATCCCGTGGGCGAAGTAATCGCCGCCTGGGATCGTCCCAATGGCCTGAAGATCGAACGTGTTCGCACCCCGCTTGGCGTCATCGGCGTGATCTATGAAAGCCGTCCGAACGTGACAGCGGATGCAGGTGCTTTGTGCCTCAAGGCAGGCAACGCCGTGATCCTGCGTGGCGGCTCCGATTCGCAATACTCATCGCGCGCTATCCATGCCTGCCTCGTGGAAGGTCTGAAGATTGCTGGACTTCCAGAGCATGCGATTCAACTCGTGCCGGTGACGGATCGCGCGGCAGTCGGCAGTCTTCTGGGCGGTCTGGGCGGCACGGTGGATGTGATCGTTCCACGCGGCGGCAAAAGCCTCGTCGCTCGCGTGCAGTCCGAAGCCCGCGTTCCCGTATTTGCGCATCTGGAAGGCATCTGCCACGTCTATGTCGATCAATCTGCTGATCTCGACATGGCCAAGCGCATCGTGCTGAACGCCAAGATGCGCCGCACCGGCGTTTGCGGTTCGGCAGAAACACTGCTGGTCGATACCGCTGCCGTATCGACGCATCTGGAACCATTGGTCAGCATTTTGCTCGATGCCGGATGCGAAGTGCGTGGCTCCGAGATCGTGCAGCAAGCCGTCGAAGGCGTGAAAGCGGCAACTGAAGAAGACTGGCGCACGGAATATCTAGACGCCATTATTTCGGTCAACGTCGTGGACGGCATTTCCGGCGCCATCGCACATATCGGTGCATACTCTTCCAACCATACGGAAGCTGTGATTGCCGAAGATGCCGAAGTCGTTGCGCGCTTCTTCAACGAGATCGACTCGGCAATTCTTCTGCACAATGCCTCGACACAGTTTGCCGATGGCGGCGAATTCGGCATGGGCGCAGAAATCGGTATCGCAACCGGCAAGATGCATGCGCGCGGCCCGGTGGGTGTCGAGCAGCTCACGTCCTTCAAGTACCGTGTGCATGGCACCGGCCAGACGCGAGCCTAATCATTGGAAGACAATGCCGGTCTGGACAAGCGCTATCTGACCATGCCGCACACGGAGCGCGGCATGGTGATCGGCCTGTTCGGCGGGTCGTTCAACCCGCCACATGCGGGCCACGCACTTGTTGCCGAAATCGCCCTACGGCGGCTTGGGCTCGACCAGCTCTGGTGGATGGTCACGCCCGGTAATCCATTGAAGAACAAGGCCGATCTCGCGCCGCTAAAGAACCGTATCGAAGCCTGTGAAACGCTGATCAGCGATCCGCGCGTCAAGGTCACGGGGTTCGAGCAATCTCTCGGCGTCAGCTATACCGCTCATACGCTGGCCAAGATCAAGGCGCGAAACCCGCATGTCCGCTTCATTTGGATCATGGGGGCAGACAATCTGCGCACATTCCATCGCTGGCAGAAGTGGCGCAAGATCGCTGAAACATTCCCCATCGCCGTGATCGACAGGCCCGGCGCCACCTTGGCCTACCTCTCA from the Agrobacterium vaccinii genome contains:
- the proB gene encoding glutamate 5-kinase is translated as MTAARKPLGKHHRIVIKIGSALLVDRTSGLKTDWLDAICEDIAALKKNGADVQVVSSGAIALGRTVLGLPSGALKLEESQAAAAVGQIALARAWSESLSKHDFVAGQILLTLSDTEERRRYLNARATINQLLKIGAIPIINENDTVATTEIRYGDNDRLAARVATMTGADLLILLSDIDGLYTAPPHLDPDAQFLETIAEITPEIEAMAGGAASELSRGGMRTKIDAGKISTAAGCGMIIASGKTLKPLTAIEHGARSSWFAPSGTPVTARKTWIAGQLQPAGELHVDAGAEKALHAGKSLLPAGVTLVKGNFGRGDAVAIMGAQAREIARGLAGYDAEEARQINGHKSNEIEAILGYVGRAAMIHRDDLVMTGVSVKVNNTKKDEVDA
- a CDS encoding glutamate-5-semialdehyde dehydrogenase — encoded protein: MPEQAVKQSHDLETLMMSIGAQAKAASRPLSIASADQKNRALLAMASAIEASRDRIMNANAKDVAAATEAGVAASFIDRLKLDETRIAGIAEGIRSIAALADPVGEVIAAWDRPNGLKIERVRTPLGVIGVIYESRPNVTADAGALCLKAGNAVILRGGSDSQYSSRAIHACLVEGLKIAGLPEHAIQLVPVTDRAAVGSLLGGLGGTVDVIVPRGGKSLVARVQSEARVPVFAHLEGICHVYVDQSADLDMAKRIVLNAKMRRTGVCGSAETLLVDTAAVSTHLEPLVSILLDAGCEVRGSEIVQQAVEGVKAATEEDWRTEYLDAIISVNVVDGISGAIAHIGAYSSNHTEAVIAEDAEVVARFFNEIDSAILLHNASTQFADGGEFGMGAEIGIATGKMHARGPVGVEQLTSFKYRVHGTGQTRA
- a CDS encoding nicotinate-nucleotide adenylyltransferase, giving the protein MPHTERGMVIGLFGGSFNPPHAGHALVAEIALRRLGLDQLWWMVTPGNPLKNKADLAPLKNRIEACETLISDPRVKVTGFEQSLGVSYTAHTLAKIKARNPHVRFIWIMGADNLRTFHRWQKWRKIAETFPIAVIDRPGATLAYLSSTMAQAFSHARIDEDDAGVLWTKTAPAWVFIHGPRSTLSSTALRNDKVCSLQSDATS